Within the Natranaeroarchaeum sulfidigenes genome, the region TCTTCGGCGATGGCGAACGCGAGCGTACTGCCGATCCCCAGAAGTGTTCCACTCGTGAGCGCCGCAGCGAGGTAGGACAGCCCCTCGATCCCGAGTACGTACGCGCTGACGCCATGGAGTACGACCGCGATAGCGAGGACGTAAAACGGGGCGTTGAGATAGCGCCACTCCAGCCCATCCGCCAGATACTCGTCGGTAATCTGTCCCAGACTCGTTGTGACGCCCGCCGCTGCGAACCACTGGACGGCACCGTAGACGAGCGCGGACAACGTCTCCAGCGCGCCGAGAGCACCCGGCTCACCGGCCTGTACGGCTTCGAGCTGGTCAACGCCGCTGACCCCGCCGATAACGAGCAACACGGCAGCGACGAGATAGGTTATCAGCGTTACTCGCCCTGCGTAGAGGCTCCGACGGGCGCGCTCGGCTGTGGCATCGAGGTGCTCACCGAGCCCCAGCCCCCGAGAGAGCAGATAGAGACCGAGCAGACCCGAAGTGACGCCAAGCACGAGCCCGGGGAGATCAAAATAGCTCGCAAGCACCGCCAGCGGATACATAAGGAGGAGAATACCAAGCGGCATCAACAACGTCCCCCGTGTCTCGGGGTCGTCCAGGACCTGCTTGATCGTGTAGTAGATCGATTCGAGGTCTTGCGCCTGTCGAACGACGACCCGCGAGACGCCGTCGACGGTAACCCGCGAGCGAATCACCGGGACGACGCTCTCGTCCTGTGCGCCGTCGGTGACGATGAGTGCCCGAACCTCCTCGCGCGTCGAGAGGCTCGCGAGGACGGTATCGACCTCCTCGCCGACCTTCCGGTTCGCCGCGACGTCGCTCCCGTTCGTCCCCGTCACCGCGGCGACCTCGACCGTCTCGTCAGTGATAGACTGGGCGATATTGAGCCCCTTGAACAGGACGTTGACGTCGCTGTCCTCGGGATCGGCGGTCGCGAGTTCGACGGCCGCATCGCGGATGGCCTCTCGACCGATCACGGGCGTCGTGACGCCGGTCTTCCGGCCGAGGTCGTCGTCGAGGTCGACACAGAGGACGAGCAGCATCCGATCGGAGGTAGAACGGCCCGTGATTTACGTGTTTGGTCCTCACCCCTCGTGCTCGATGCCGTCGTACAGCGTCCGAACGGCATCGTCCTCGCCCGGCAGGTCATCGGGATAGACTGCGAGGCCGAGCAGGAAGTCGTCGCCGTGGTCGACAGCCCCGGAGACGTGCAGCTGGAGATCGATCGTCACGCCGGTGCCAGTGATGTCCGCACGGCCCTCGTACTCGGTGATCGTCGGTTCCGCGCCGAGCATCGGTGTCGTATACTCCCCGGTCCGGCGGAGGTCAGCCAGCCCCTCGTAGCGGTCCTGCACCATCCCGACGATCCGGTCGGTATCCCAGCGATCGATCGGGTTGATCGATCGGCCCGCTATCTCGAACTTCGGCGTCGAGAAGACGCTGAAGACTGCACCCTGAAACCGGTCGAGGAGTTGGAGATCGACCGCGCGGTCGTACTGGGCGTGCCAGTTGGTGAGTCGAACTGTACGACTCTGTCCGGCGACCTCGAACGTCTCCTCGACTGGAGCCTCCTCGATCTCGTGTTCGCCGTAGCCGGTGCTATCGAGTGCGTCCTGCGAGACGCTTCCCGGCGATGACGAGAACTCCAAGTCCTCGTTGCGGTTTATAAAGCCTAGACAGCCCGCGAGGCCGCCGGTGAGCGCCCCACCGGAGACAGCAAGTAGACGCCGTCGTTGCGAGTTCATCGGCGGGATGGTGGTCCCCGACGTATGAATACTCTGTGGCCCGATAGCACTGTGATAACCGGGCACAAACACCGCGTTTGGGCCGGAGCACTGATCCGGACGCTTTTTCAGGACCCGAAACATACGGGGAACAACGAATGATCTCGAAGGGGTGCGAGCAGTGCGCAAAAGGGGGGAAGATGGTCATGTTCGTCTACGGCTACTGTGACCAGCGCGACTGCTTTTACTGCCCGCTCGGCGAGAACAGAAAGAACGTCACGGACGTCTACGCCAACGAACGACTTGTCGAGTCCGACGAGGATGTCCTGGAGGAAGCCCACCGGATGGACGCGCTTGGTACCTCGATTACCGGCGGGGAGCCCCAGGAGGCGATGGACCGGACCTGCCACTATCTCGAACTCCTGAAATCGGAGTTCGGCGAGGACCATCATACGCATCTGTACACCGGGATCACGGGCGGCCGTGAGAACATGCACCGGCTCTCGGAGGCGGGCCTCGACGAGATCCGGTTTCACCCACCGTACGATCAGTGGGGCGATCTCCACGGTACCGAGTGGGAGGAGATCCTCTACATCGCTCGCGAGGAGGGGATGACACCCGCCTTCGAGATTCCCGGCATCCGCGCCGAGACCGAGTTCCTCGACTTTCTGGACGAGGGCGCAGCCGAGTTCTGTAACGTAAACGAGTTCGAGATGAGCGACGGCAACTACCGCCGGATGCAAGAGCAGGGCTACGAACTCAAAGACGGCCACATGAGCGCGGTCGACGGGGACCGTGAGGAGATCCTTGACATCATGGGCGATCACGAGAAGGTCTACTTCTGTACCAGCGTCTTCAAAGACGCCGCCCAGCACCGTCGCCGCCTGAAGCGGATGGCCCGGAACATCCGCCGCGAGTTCGACGAGATCACCGACGACGGCACTATCGTCTACGGAAAGACGTGGGTCACCGAACAGCGACTCGACGAACTGGGCGTTCCCGAGGAGTTCTACACGGTCAAATCCGACCACGTCGAGATCGCGTGGTGGCTTCTCGAAGAGATGGTTGATGAAGGTGACGTGTCGGATGGCGAGATAGTCGAGCAGTACCCAACCGTGAATGGGACAGTGGTCGAGCGGACGCCGCTGGCGTAACGTCGGGGATCAACTCTTTGGCGAGCAACTCTTCGACCATACGTGCGGATCGACGGCCGACGGGAAGGTCCTTTTGACCAGTGCGATCCCGGTAGGTGTCAATTGTGAACGTGTAGTTTCGGGAACCCGACGATACGGCTGTGTAACACAGGTGTGTCCGCGACGCAATCACCGACTCACTCGTCCCCAGCCGCTCGTACGTCGGTCACGTGCGTCTGCTCGTGATCAGGGAATACCTCGCCGATCGCATCGGAGCCATATTCGTCCCCCAGTAGCGCACGCAGTTCCGCCTCGTAGTCCGAACGGGAAATCTGCTCGCTCGGCCCGACCGTGACGTCGAGCGTCGCGTCGACGATGCGGTCGACCGCGCCCCGTCCGAAGCCTGAAAGCGGCGCGATGTAGTCGATCCCATGACGGTCTTCGAGGCTCTGGGCCTGTGCACGCGACACCGAAGGGACACGGTCGTCACGGCGTGTTCCATCAGCGACGGCGTCAAAATCCATCTCGGCGACGGATTCGAGGGCGTGAACGTGGACGTCCTGAATGGCGTTTCGTGGATAGCCATCCTCGCGCATCTGCTCGACAGCCTCGTGGGCAACTGACTCGTCGAGTTCGACGCGCTCGAAGGAATACGCAAGCGTTTCGGCGGTGTCGCGAGCGTGTTGCCAGTCGTCGGTGACGCCGAAATGGGCGGTGACCAGCGTCAGGTCGTAAAACTCGTCGAGCAACAGGGCGGCGAGCGTGGAATCTTTTCCACCGCTAAAGAGGAGGCCGAGTCGCATCCTACCGCCGCCGGATGTTGAAGCTCTGGGAGTCAGGTTTGAGCTCTTCGAGCAGGTCTTTCATCTGGTCCTCGTCGATCTGTCCCTGTACGCGACCGCTCTGGGCGAGCGCGACGACCTGCCGTTCGACCTGCTCGCCGAAGTCCGGCTTGGACATCTTGACAGTGTTGAGTCGCTTTCGTGCGCCATCAGTGAGATGCTGACGAAGCATCGCCTGTTTCTGGGCGTCGGCCTGCTCCTGTCGCGCCTGCTGGGCCTCCGCGGCGTCGCCGCCACTCTGTTGTTGTTCTTTGAGCTGTTCCATCTTCTTCTGACGGATCTCGTCGAGTCGGTCCTCGTCGGGGTTGCCACTCATGTCTGTCTAGACGATGCTTCGCTGGCGGCAAAATCATTACGGACGCGTCAGGAAAAGGGCGGGCGGACCGCTCGACGGTGAAGCGACTAGGCGAAAGCGGAGGGTGACAGAACGAAACTACGGGACGTTTACGCGTACTTTTCGAGTTCGGGGCGATCGAGATCCTCGAGTACGGCGTCGGCGGTATCGGTGAGGAGGCTCTCGCCCTCGGGTGTGATGCGTCGACCTTCGCCGTCAGCCGTGGTGACGAGGTCCTCGTCTTCGAGCTGCTGGAGGATCGTTCGGATAACGTTCTGGCTGCCGTCGACGCGCTTGTCGGGGGCGACGCGGTAGCGGTTCGAGCCGTTCTTCGAACCACCGTATTCGGTGGAAAGACGCTCGACACCGACGGGGCCGCTGATCGCGACCTTGCGGAGAAGGCTGGCGGCGCGGGTGGCCCAGAAGTCCTCCTGTTCTGGCGGCAGTTCGGCGTCGACGCCGGTCGTGGCGAACTCGGCCCAGTCGGGTTCTTCGATCTCGATCTCCTCGGCGAGCGCCTCGATGAGCGCGTCCGCAGGTACGTCGTACAGCGTTGTCATAGGGATTTCTTCCCTGCCGCGCCATTTAAGACCATCGTATCGTGGTCGTGCCGGCGTTCAGGCGCTCGTGGTGTGGGAATCGAACTCGTAGGAGACACCGGTTAGCTCCACAGAGATCCTCCAGAGTTTACGGGCGAGTTCGCGATCGTACGAGGCCTCACTTGAGCGCTGTCGCTCGGGGTACCCACGCATATTAAGGAGACCGCCGGGCCCGATGTACTCGCCCCCCTCGATATCGGCGGCGGTAGCGGCGTACAACAGTGGTAGCGAGCCTCGCTCGGATGGCTGAGCGAACAGCCGATTTGCCAGCGAGGCGAGCCGTTCTCTGATGGCCGACCCCGACAGCTTCGGCCCGCGCCGCTGGAGGTTCGTATCGGCGTAGCCGGGATGGCAGGTGAGACTCGTCACGTTCATCCCGGCGTCGTCGAGCCGCCGGTTCAGCTCGTACGCGAAGAGGACGTTCGCGAGTTTGCTCCGGCCGTACGCGTCCCACTTGTCGTACGAGTGCTTTGCGTCTTCGCCCGCAATACGGGAGACGAGACGCTCCGGATCGATCTCCCCGCGTTCGTGGATCTCACTGGCGTGTGTGACAACACGGCTTTCGGCGTCAGGGGCGGCGAGCAGATCGAGCAACTGTTCCGTGAGTGCGAAGTGCCCGAGGTGGTTGACGCCGAACTGGCGCTCGAACCCGTCCGCCGTTTCGCGGTACGGAATCGCCATCACGCCGGCGTTGTTACAGAGAACGTCGAGTTCGTTGTAGGCTTCCTGGAGGCGATCGGCGAACGCCTCGATCGAATCGAGATCGGCGAGATCACAGCGTTCGACGACCAGGTCGGCGTCCGGAACCTCCGTCAGGATCTCGTCCCGGGCCCGTTCTCCACGTCCGCGGTCCCGACAGGCCATCACGACCTCGCCGCCCTTGCGTGCGAACGCTTTCGTCGCCTCGAAACCGAGCCCGCTGTTCGCGCCAGTGATGACGATCCGTCTCCCGGACTGATTCGGCATGTTCTCTATCGTCCATTGATCCGCCGCTGACATTTCGAGCCCGTATGGACTACGTCAGCTAAACGCTTTGGTGGACCTACCTGACAGCGAACGGACCGGTAGCCGCTACGTTCGGTCTGCGTGACGGACGGCTAGCAGCGAACCGACATCGATCGCGTCGCTTTTTGTACCGCCCCGGAAAGTACTCGACATGGACGAGCGCGCCGCGCTGTCGATGCTCGAAACCGAACTAGAAGCCGCCGGAGACGACGCCGCCGTCGTCGGCGAGCAGGTCATCACGACCGACATGCTCCACGAGCGGTCCGACTTCCCCGACGGCACGAGCCGGTACACAGCAGGCTGGCGCGCGGTCGGTGCGTCGCTGTCGGACGTCGCCGCGATGGGGGCAACGGCGACGGCCGCGGTCGCCGTCTACGCCACACCCGAGTTCGATCGGGCTGAACTCACCGAGTTCGTCGAGGGAGCCCGGCACGTCTGCGAGGCGGTCGGCGGGGCCTACGTTGGGGGCGATCTCGACACCCACGTCGAGTTTACTGTTGCGACGACCGCGATCGGCCGAACCGACGATCCGGTACTGCGGAGCGGTGCAGAGCCGGGTGATGCAGTCTGTGTGACAGGAGCGTTTGGCCGGAGCGCCGCCGGACTGGAGCTGTTTCGGGTGGGAGATGTAGAGCGCGGGAACGAGCTCTTCCAGTTCACTCCCAGGATAGCCGCAGGGAGAGCGCTCGCGCCGGACGCAACGGCCATGATGGATTCGAGCGACGGGCTTGCACGCTCGCTCCACCAGATGGCCGAGAAAAGCGACTGTGGGTTCGAGATCGAGTTCGACGCCGTCCCGGTTGCAGACGCCGTTGAGGAGGTAGTGGACAGTGAGGACGAGCGCCGCGAAGCAGCCCTCTTTTTTGGCGAGGACTTCGAGCTCGTGTTCACGGTGCCCGAGGATGCCATCGACAGTCTCGCCGAGCGATCACCGGCACCGATCAGTCGGATCGGTCGGGTGACAGAGCAGAACGTGCTGCTCGACGGGGATTCACTGCCGGACCGGGGCTACACACACGGCTGAATCGCCAGTCAGCCGATAACCTCGAACGGGACCGGCGTGAAACACAGCGCTGCAAGGAAGAACGTAACCATACCGACAGCCATGCGTTTCGGGCCGAGTGACGCTTCCGAAAGGGGTTGTGCCGGTCCGGCAGCGACAAAAAACAGCGCTATCAGCCCCCAGAACAGCCAGATGAAGGAGCCAGCGAAGCTCACACCGGCGCCGTAGTAGAGGTATCCGGCGAGGCCGAACAGCGCCCACGGTACCAGAGCGGCCGCCGCTTCCATCTTCCGGCCGAACATAGCTCGGGAGATGTGGCCACCGTCGAGCTGGCCAACCGGGATCATGTTCAGGAAGGTGATGAACATGCCGACCCACCCACCGATGACGACCGGATGGACGCTCCGCATCGGATCGTCGGCGTATAGTGACTCGCCGAGTGCACTGGCGAGGAGCTCCAGCAGTGGCGGGTGTCCGAGCATGACTGTAATCCCGTCGTCGCTTTCGGCGAACTCCGCTGGAACCGTCATCGGGTCGAGCGTCAGTCCGATCGCGGTAACGATCACGGTCGCAACGAGGCCCGCAAGCGGCCCGGCAACGCCGATATCGAACTGAGCACGTCGATCCGGGATCGGTCCGCTCATTTTGATAACTGCTCCTGCCGTTCCAATGATCGAAGGAATCGGAATAAAATACGGCAGGGTCGCGTTGACGCCGTGGTATCGACTCATTACGTAGTGCCCCAGTTCGTGGATTCCGAGCACAGTGAGCAACGCGACGGTAAACGGCCAGGCATCTAGTATGGCAAAGACGCCATCTGACGGATCGATGTGAAACCAGAGCGCGCCCGCGATCAGCGTCGAGATGATCGTCGCGAGCAACAGTACGACGTTCGTCCACGGGATTCCATCCATCCCGGTATCGATCGGTTCCGCGACGATGACGTCGGTCCGCCCACGTCTACTGAAGCTAATCCTGTATCCGGCGTCGTTGAACACCGGCCACAGTTCGCGAAGCAGATGCTCGTAGGATACAAGCGGTACTCCGTAGTACTCGATTCGGTCGTCCTCGGTACGTACTTCGTGGACGTGAAAGCGACCAGTAAGAGCCGATAGTGGCGGGCCAGCATCGGGCGACTCCGTCGCGTGCATCTATTCGATCATAATGCTCGCCACGGTTAAAGAGTCCACGGCGCGGGGACGGGCAACAGGGTCACGCGGGTTCGACACGCCACGTCGTCGCGCTCGTGTACGACCATTTTTCGACTTCCAGGTCTGGACAGGAATCCCGAAGCTTGACCATCAGGGCACCGATCTCCTTAGGCGAGAGGCCGACCTCGTCCGCGATGAACTTGCCCTTGAAGTAGAGTTCGCCATCGTTAGCTTTCTCCGCAAGGTACTCGCGAAGGCGCTCTTCTTTGGTGCGGTTATTTTGCGGATCGTCGTTCGTGGAGGGCTGTGGAGTTGCGCTCATTGATACCACCTGATTCCATCTAACCATCCGGGATATGTTATAAAGGAAGGTTACTTCGACCTGTTTCGGCCCGATTTGCCGATTTTGCCAACAATAGCAGACGTTTTATCGCCCGACGCGATATTTCATAACTCCCTCAAAGCAGCTAAGACGTTTTAAAACCACCTCTAAGTCAGTAATAGTGTATTTCTATGCGATAGTCAATTACTAACTGACACGAGAGGATAACGACGAGATCGAAGGCTCCCGGCTAGCTTCTGGCCCGGGCTGGCACCGCGGCCGCGAACTCCTACTCCCGCTGATGGACCCAGAACTCCTCGTCAACCGTGACCTCTTTTTTGAACAGCGGCACTTCGTCCTTGAGGCGGTTGATCCCATCTTCGACGGTGCGGAACGCCTCCTCGCGATGCCCAGCGAGGACGACGACGAAGACGATGTCCTCGCCGTACTCGATGACGCCGGTCCGG harbors:
- a CDS encoding 30S ribosomal protein S19e, with product MTTLYDVPADALIEALAEEIEIEEPDWAEFATTGVDAELPPEQEDFWATRAASLLRKVAISGPVGVERLSTEYGGSKNGSNRYRVAPDKRVDGSQNVIRTILQQLEDEDLVTTADGEGRRITPEGESLLTDTADAVLEDLDRPELEKYA
- a CDS encoding DUF7123 family protein; this translates as MSATPQPSTNDDPQNNRTKEERLREYLAEKANDGELYFKGKFIADEVGLSPKEIGALMVKLRDSCPDLEVEKWSYTSATTWRVEPA
- the thiL gene encoding thiamine-phosphate kinase, whose amino-acid sequence is MDERAALSMLETELEAAGDDAAVVGEQVITTDMLHERSDFPDGTSRYTAGWRAVGASLSDVAAMGATATAAVAVYATPEFDRAELTEFVEGARHVCEAVGGAYVGGDLDTHVEFTVATTAIGRTDDPVLRSGAEPGDAVCVTGAFGRSAAGLELFRVGDVERGNELFQFTPRIAAGRALAPDATAMMDSSDGLARSLHQMAEKSDCGFEIEFDAVPVADAVEEVVDSEDERREAALFFGEDFELVFTVPEDAIDSLAERSPAPISRIGRVTEQNVLLDGDSLPDRGYTHG
- a CDS encoding DNA-binding protein — protein: MSGNPDEDRLDEIRQKKMEQLKEQQQSGGDAAEAQQARQEQADAQKQAMLRQHLTDGARKRLNTVKMSKPDFGEQVERQVVALAQSGRVQGQIDEDQMKDLLEELKPDSQSFNIRRR
- a CDS encoding site-2 protease family protein; this encodes MHATESPDAGPPLSALTGRFHVHEVRTEDDRIEYYGVPLVSYEHLLRELWPVFNDAGYRISFSRRGRTDVIVAEPIDTGMDGIPWTNVVLLLATIISTLIAGALWFHIDPSDGVFAILDAWPFTVALLTVLGIHELGHYVMSRYHGVNATLPYFIPIPSIIGTAGAVIKMSGPIPDRRAQFDIGVAGPLAGLVATVIVTAIGLTLDPMTVPAEFAESDDGITVMLGHPPLLELLASALGESLYADDPMRSVHPVVIGGWVGMFITFLNMIPVGQLDGGHISRAMFGRKMEAAAALVPWALFGLAGYLYYGAGVSFAGSFIWLFWGLIALFFVAAGPAQPLSEASLGPKRMAVGMVTFFLAALCFTPVPFEVIG
- a CDS encoding DUF6517 family protein, with the protein product MNSQRRRLLAVSGGALTGGLAGCLGFINRNEDLEFSSSPGSVSQDALDSTGYGEHEIEEAPVEETFEVAGQSRTVRLTNWHAQYDRAVDLQLLDRFQGAVFSVFSTPKFEIAGRSINPIDRWDTDRIVGMVQDRYEGLADLRRTGEYTTPMLGAEPTITEYEGRADITGTGVTIDLQLHVSGAVDHGDDFLLGLAVYPDDLPGEDDAVRTLYDGIEHEG
- a CDS encoding oxidoreductase, with the protein product MSAADQWTIENMPNQSGRRIVITGANSGLGFEATKAFARKGGEVVMACRDRGRGERARDEILTEVPDADLVVERCDLADLDSIEAFADRLQEAYNELDVLCNNAGVMAIPYRETADGFERQFGVNHLGHFALTEQLLDLLAAPDAESRVVTHASEIHERGEIDPERLVSRIAGEDAKHSYDKWDAYGRSKLANVLFAYELNRRLDDAGMNVTSLTCHPGYADTNLQRRGPKLSGSAIRERLASLANRLFAQPSERGSLPLLYAATAADIEGGEYIGPGGLLNMRGYPERQRSSEASYDRELARKLWRISVELTGVSYEFDSHTTSA
- a CDS encoding radical SAM protein — its product is MISKGCEQCAKGGKMVMFVYGYCDQRDCFYCPLGENRKNVTDVYANERLVESDEDVLEEAHRMDALGTSITGGEPQEAMDRTCHYLELLKSEFGEDHHTHLYTGITGGRENMHRLSEAGLDEIRFHPPYDQWGDLHGTEWEEILYIAREEGMTPAFEIPGIRAETEFLDFLDEGAAEFCNVNEFEMSDGNYRRMQEQGYELKDGHMSAVDGDREEILDIMGDHEKVYFCTSVFKDAAQHRRRLKRMARNIRREFDEITDDGTIVYGKTWVTEQRLDELGVPEEFYTVKSDHVEIAWWLLEEMVDEGDVSDGEIVEQYPTVNGTVVERTPLA
- a CDS encoding DUF373 family protein translates to MLLVLCVDLDDDLGRKTGVTTPVIGREAIRDAAVELATADPEDSDVNVLFKGLNIAQSITDETVEVAAVTGTNGSDVAANRKVGEEVDTVLASLSTREEVRALIVTDGAQDESVVPVIRSRVTVDGVSRVVVRQAQDLESIYYTIKQVLDDPETRGTLLMPLGILLLMYPLAVLASYFDLPGLVLGVTSGLLGLYLLSRGLGLGEHLDATAERARRSLYAGRVTLITYLVAAVLLVIGGVSGVDQLEAVQAGEPGALGALETLSALVYGAVQWFAAAGVTTSLGQITDEYLADGLEWRYLNAPFYVLAIAVVLHGVSAYVLGIEGLSYLAAALTSGTLLGIGSTLAFAIAEDRYPTADESAS
- a CDS encoding DUF7411 family protein — translated: MRLGLLFSGGKDSTLAALLLDEFYDLTLVTAHFGVTDDWQHARDTAETLAYSFERVELDESVAHEAVEQMREDGYPRNAIQDVHVHALESVAEMDFDAVADGTRRDDRVPSVSRAQAQSLEDRHGIDYIAPLSGFGRGAVDRIVDATLDVTVGPSEQISRSDYEAELRALLGDEYGSDAIGEVFPDHEQTHVTDVRAAGDE